The DNA sequence CCAGACCGGTATGGGCATCTTGTCACGGCATAATGCTGCCGGAGCAATGGCAGTCGGAAAGCCGTGTGCGGGAAAACTGCACGCACGGTTTGACGAGGGGCCGCTGAGGCGACCACTTCAAATCAGTGGCCCACTCTACAGTAAGAAGTCCCGTTTTTGCGGAGAAGTATAGTTTTGCGAAGACGCGCCGTTCTGAGCGAAGCGCGCGGAGCCGATGGCCACGCGGCGGCGGCTTGACCTCGAGATGGCGCGGCGCGGGATCGCGCCGAGCCGCGAAGGCGCACAACGCCTGATCATGGCCGGACGCGTGCGGGTCAATTCACAGCCCGCGCTCAAGGCCGATCAGAGCGTCGACGAGCGGAGCGCGATCGCACTGGTCGGCGAAGCGCCCGAGTATGCGAGCCGCGGCGGTCTCAAACTGGCCGCCGCGCTCGATCGTTTCGGCGTCGATCCGGAGGGGCGGCGGGCGATGGACGTCGGCGCCTCTACCGGCGGCTTCACCGACGTGCTGCTGCGCCGCGGCGCGGCTCACGTCATCGCGCTCGACGTGGGGTACGGACAAATCGCCGATCGCTTGCGCCGCGATTCGCGCGTCACCGTGCTCGACCGCACCAATATCCGTCTGGTCGAAGCCTCGAGCCTTCCCTATGCGCCGGAAATCGTGACGATCGACGTAAGCTTTATTTCGCTACGCCTCGTGATCCCCCCGGTGCTTGAGCTGAGCGCCCCGGCGGTCGAGATCCTCGCGCTCATCAAGCCGCAGTTCGAGGTCGGCAAGGGTAAGGTGGGCAAGGGCGGAGTCGTCCGTGACGAGGCGATGCGCCGCCGCGCGGTCGAGGAAGTGCGGGAATTTGCCGCCGGGCTGGGGCTCGAAGTGACACAGGCGATGGAGGCGCCGATACGGCGCGCGGCGGGTAACCAGGAGTACATGGTCCTGATGCGCCGGCGGGGTGCAGGATGACGGCTTAGAGGCGAAAATTGCAAATGGGCCAAATAAAGCAGATGTCAGGCGACCTCGTTTACATTCCGGTTTGCATCTCCGCCTACTTGCATTTACGCTGTTAAACGTAGCGTGGCGCAATGGCATCTGTATGGGGACCATGAAATTTAGGCTCGCATTTCTTACGGTCCTGGCCCTGGCGGGTTTATGCGTCGCGCTGCATCCGGCCAACGCGCAGACCTACGTCCAGGACGTTACTTCCGCGCCGCCTTCCGTTGCGACCGATACCGCCGGCACGTCGCAGGAATCCGCCCAGGAGACGGCGCCGGGCCGGCACGCCGGAGAGTTTTCCTACAGCGTGAGATCGGGCGATTCGCTCGGATCGATCGCTGCCACCTTCGGGATTC is a window from the Candidatus Binataceae bacterium genome containing:
- a CDS encoding TlyA family RNA methyltransferase encodes the protein MATRRRLDLEMARRGIAPSREGAQRLIMAGRVRVNSQPALKADQSVDERSAIALVGEAPEYASRGGLKLAAALDRFGVDPEGRRAMDVGASTGGFTDVLLRRGAAHVIALDVGYGQIADRLRRDSRVTVLDRTNIRLVEASSLPYAPEIVTIDVSFISLRLVIPPVLELSAPAVEILALIKPQFEVGKGKVGKGGVVRDEAMRRRAVEEVREFAAGLGLEVTQAMEAPIRRAAGNQEYMVLMRRRGAG